A stretch of the Porifericola rhodea genome encodes the following:
- a CDS encoding RNA polymerase sigma factor: MGKRDNANTLPLQWEEVYVEFGPMLYNYGRKITPNITLIEDSIHDVFVKLLKKPESLKSIKNTKAYLFQSFRRELLSKLKDSQRNSSFTVEKELALFDIELSKETIQIAEETFAEQEQKLKHALQQLSPRQKEAIYLKFYENYSYEEVAEIMKLDKAALYTMVYKSLSQLRKSLHASSSRPLSLKYNTLFKLCCCIFYL, encoded by the coding sequence ATGGGGAAAAGAGATAACGCAAACACGCTCCCACTACAATGGGAAGAGGTGTACGTAGAGTTTGGCCCTATGCTCTATAATTACGGACGCAAAATTACTCCGAACATAACACTAATAGAAGATAGTATACATGATGTATTTGTAAAACTACTTAAGAAGCCAGAGAGCCTTAAATCTATTAAGAATACTAAAGCATATCTTTTTCAGTCGTTTCGCAGAGAGCTTTTAAGTAAACTAAAAGATAGTCAGCGAAACTCCTCCTTTACTGTAGAAAAGGAGTTAGCACTTTTTGATATTGAGCTTTCTAAAGAAACTATTCAAATTGCCGAGGAAACATTTGCTGAACAGGAGCAAAAACTAAAGCATGCGCTGCAACAACTTTCCCCCCGCCAGAAAGAAGCTATCTATCTTAAGTTTTATGAGAATTACAGCTACGAAGAAGTAGCAGAAATTATGAAACTAGACAAAGCTGCACTCTATACGATGGTTTATAAGTCTTTGAGTCAGCTTAGAAAATCCTTACATGCCAGTTCATCAAGACCTCTTTCGCTCAAGTACAATACCTTATTTAAATTATGCTGTTGTATTTTTTACCTGTAA
- a CDS encoding c-type cytochrome, producing MVKRILKFLLLTVVSLLIIILAFYAFVSWDFAQRANQSYSYEAHAPEVVYDSTNLVLGKHLAIIKGCTDCHGQDLGGKVMIDDPALGRLVPSNLTRGEGGIGAQYSLQDWVRALRHGVGPDQKPLLFMPAHETANMTDRDMSALLAYCTQVAAVDQQLPQLEIRPIGKLLNFFGKMHMFPVEMIDHDFLPPADMDKSVSPAFGEYLAVSCTGCHYSNFKGGSPQIPNSPPVADITSSGNLARWSERDFIQALRTGQTPEGKHMQNEFMPWQMTKEFTDEELKSLYIFLKNQP from the coding sequence ATGGTTAAGCGCATATTAAAATTTCTCCTGTTAACCGTTGTAAGTCTCTTAATTATCATTTTGGCCTTTTACGCTTTTGTATCCTGGGACTTTGCTCAGCGGGCAAACCAATCCTACTCCTATGAGGCCCATGCACCCGAAGTAGTATATGATTCTACCAACCTGGTGTTGGGTAAACACCTGGCTATTATCAAAGGATGTACTGACTGCCATGGGCAGGACCTTGGAGGCAAAGTAATGATAGATGACCCGGCTCTCGGACGACTTGTTCCCTCTAACCTTACCAGAGGTGAAGGCGGAATCGGAGCCCAATATAGTTTGCAAGATTGGGTAAGAGCCCTTCGTCATGGAGTTGGCCCCGACCAGAAGCCCCTGCTTTTTATGCCAGCCCATGAAACTGCCAACATGACTGATAGAGATATGTCCGCTTTGCTCGCCTACTGCACGCAAGTTGCCGCAGTAGATCAGCAACTACCACAGCTAGAGATAAGACCTATAGGAAAGCTTCTTAACTTTTTTGGAAAAATGCATATGTTTCCGGTAGAAATGATTGACCATGACTTTCTCCCACCCGCTGATATGGACAAAAGTGTATCCCCAGCATTCGGGGAATACCTTGCCGTTAGTTGTACCGGCTGCCATTACAGTAATTTCAAGGGTGGCAGTCCGCAAATCCCTAACTCTCCTCCTGTGGCGGATATTACTTCCAGTGGTAATCTGGCCCGGTGGTCAGAAAGGGATTTTATACAGGCCCTTCGTACCGGACAAACACCCGAAGGTAAGCATATGCAAAATGAGTTTATGCCCTGGCAAATGACAAAAGAATTTACTGATGAAGAACTAAAATCTCTCTACATATTCCTTAAAAACCAACCCTAA
- the glgX gene encoding glycogen debranching protein GlgX: MPETMEPEISEISYSKNTDYKTWPGKPYPLGATYDGQGVNFALFSENASAVYLCLFDNSSDKEEHACIKLTEQTDHVWHIYIPDMQPGQLYGYRVDGPYDPQNGVRFNQHKLLIDPYAKAINGKIEWSSAIFGYPISSEEEDRDLIMDTENSAAGMNKSIVIDSGFDWEGIEKPNTPLHKTIIYEVHVKGFTAQHPDIDPELRGTYKGMAQPQVIEYFKQLGVTAIELLPIHHFVNDKDLDDKGLSNYWGYNSIGFFAPYSEYSSSGNMGEQVIEFKEMIKAYHQAGIEVILDVVYNHTAEGNHYGPTLCFKGIDNAAYYRLVEDNRRYYMDYTGTGNSLNMLNARSLQLVMDSLRYWVTEMQIDGFRFDLASTLARGLHAVGKLSTFLDTIHQDPIVSQVKLIAEPWDVGEGGYQVGNFPVQWGEWNGKYRDSVRRFWKGDESQVGELANRLSGSSDLYESTGRKPTASINFITAHDGFTLHDLVSYNEKHNEANQEGNNDGESHNLSWNCGVEGPTDDPDIIELRERQKRNFMSTLIFSQGIPMISMGDEYGRTQHGNNNVYCQDNEISWFNWNWDEKHQAFYEFTRRLIEIRTSSPIMRRRRFFLGRKVHGSGVKDIRWLRTDGKDMTKKDWNSSYVRCLGMQLNGKAMEEYDERGNQISDGVYLLLVNSYWEDVPFTFPKRLRNAHWDVLVDSYQPERMEEDKLVSEELTLHSRSLYLLKKVDRRKKKHKHK; the protein is encoded by the coding sequence ATGCCCGAAACAATGGAACCAGAGATCTCAGAGATTTCTTACTCAAAAAATACAGACTATAAAACCTGGCCCGGAAAGCCTTATCCATTAGGAGCTACCTATGATGGTCAGGGAGTAAATTTTGCTCTTTTTAGTGAAAATGCCTCCGCAGTATATCTTTGCCTGTTTGACAACTCTTCTGATAAAGAAGAGCATGCCTGCATTAAGCTTACAGAGCAGACAGACCACGTATGGCACATCTACATACCAGATATGCAGCCGGGTCAGCTCTATGGTTATCGGGTAGATGGACCTTATGATCCGCAAAATGGCGTGCGCTTTAACCAACATAAACTGTTAATAGACCCCTATGCTAAAGCTATTAACGGAAAAATAGAGTGGAGCAGCGCTATCTTTGGCTACCCCATTAGCTCCGAAGAAGAAGACCGTGACCTGATCATGGACACTGAAAACAGTGCGGCAGGTATGAATAAATCTATAGTTATTGACTCTGGATTTGATTGGGAAGGTATAGAAAAGCCCAATACGCCACTGCACAAAACTATTATTTATGAGGTACACGTAAAAGGCTTTACCGCCCAACACCCGGATATAGATCCAGAGCTTAGAGGCACATACAAGGGTATGGCTCAACCCCAGGTAATTGAATACTTTAAGCAATTGGGGGTTACTGCTATTGAGCTACTACCCATACACCATTTTGTAAACGATAAAGACCTGGACGACAAAGGGCTGAGTAACTACTGGGGTTATAATAGTATTGGCTTTTTTGCTCCTTACTCAGAATATTCTTCATCTGGCAATATGGGTGAGCAGGTGATAGAGTTTAAAGAGATGATTAAAGCTTACCATCAGGCTGGTATTGAAGTAATACTGGATGTAGTATACAACCATACGGCAGAAGGCAACCACTATGGCCCTACTCTATGCTTTAAGGGTATAGACAATGCTGCGTACTATCGCCTGGTAGAAGATAATCGTCGCTATTATATGGATTATACGGGTACTGGTAACAGCCTTAATATGCTGAATGCTCGTTCACTACAGCTAGTAATGGATAGCCTACGATACTGGGTAACTGAGATGCAGATAGATGGCTTCCGGTTTGACCTGGCCTCTACACTTGCAAGAGGCTTACACGCAGTAGGTAAGCTGTCTACCTTTTTGGATACGATCCATCAGGACCCTATTGTTTCGCAGGTAAAGCTGATCGCAGAACCCTGGGACGTAGGTGAAGGAGGTTATCAGGTGGGTAATTTTCCGGTACAGTGGGGTGAGTGGAATGGTAAGTATCGTGATAGTGTACGCCGCTTCTGGAAGGGAGATGAAAGCCAAGTAGGTGAGTTAGCTAACCGACTTAGCGGAAGTAGCGATTTGTATGAGTCTACCGGAAGAAAACCTACAGCCAGCATCAACTTTATAACTGCGCACGATGGTTTTACCCTTCACGATTTGGTGAGTTATAACGAAAAACATAATGAAGCTAACCAGGAGGGTAACAATGATGGAGAGTCTCATAACCTGAGCTGGAACTGTGGAGTAGAAGGTCCTACTGATGATCCGGATATTATTGAGCTGAGAGAGAGGCAGAAGCGTAACTTTATGTCTACTCTTATCTTTAGCCAGGGTATACCCATGATTAGTATGGGAGATGAATATGGCCGTACTCAGCATGGTAATAACAATGTCTATTGCCAAGACAATGAAATTAGCTGGTTTAACTGGAACTGGGACGAGAAACATCAGGCTTTTTATGAGTTTACCCGTCGCCTAATAGAGATCCGTACCAGCTCACCTATTATGCGTAGGAGAAGGTTTTTTCTGGGTAGAAAAGTGCATGGCTCTGGCGTTAAAGACATACGGTGGTTACGTACCGACGGTAAAGATATGACGAAGAAAGACTGGAACTCCTCGTACGTACGATGCCTGGGAATGCAGCTAAACGGTAAGGCTATGGAAGAATATGATGAAAGAGGTAACCAAATTAGTGATGGCGTGTACCTATTGCTGGTCAACAGTTACTGGGAAGATGTGCCCTTTACATTTCCTAAACGTCTGAGAAATGCCCACTGGGATGTACTCGTAGATTCTTACCAACCAGAACGTATGGAAGAAGATAAGCTGGTTTCAGAAGAACTAACCCTACACTCTCGTTCTCTTTATTTGTTGAAGAAAGTAGATCGCAGAAAGAAAAAACACAAGCACAAATAG